The Gemmata palustris genome includes a region encoding these proteins:
- a CDS encoding c-type cytochrome: MSTPNPNDAPKTDAPVVPTGGDSVSDLHRAHMIQMNDPVMLTADGVDDSPESDEPGAGGSDSVQGLHEMVMREQAEPRDGFEPIPFWVAVVCGGLLMWGGYYVGANSADFRRDVFDEPDPKPTAVQGPTADPDPQTVDDLKAVGKQKYDAICAACHLPDGKGKPSEQPPIPPLDRSEWVAGDKATPARLSRILLYGLKGPIEVDGKPFSGTGTAMPAHGSLLKDYEIAGVLAHIRNSWSNKADADNAKPAITGATVKAARAKEKDGKRATNGTEQMTAEELLNLARDYTDPPAAKK; the protein is encoded by the coding sequence GACGCGCCGAAAACGGACGCGCCGGTCGTTCCGACCGGCGGCGACTCCGTGTCCGACCTGCACCGGGCGCACATGATCCAGATGAACGACCCGGTGATGCTCACCGCGGACGGCGTGGACGACAGCCCCGAGAGCGACGAGCCGGGCGCCGGCGGATCGGACTCCGTGCAGGGCCTGCACGAGATGGTGATGCGCGAACAGGCCGAGCCGCGCGACGGGTTCGAGCCGATCCCGTTCTGGGTCGCGGTCGTGTGCGGCGGGCTGCTCATGTGGGGCGGCTACTACGTCGGCGCGAACTCCGCCGACTTCCGGCGCGACGTGTTCGACGAGCCGGACCCGAAGCCGACCGCCGTCCAGGGGCCGACCGCCGACCCCGATCCGCAAACGGTCGACGACCTGAAGGCGGTCGGCAAGCAGAAGTACGACGCGATCTGCGCCGCGTGCCACTTGCCGGACGGGAAGGGGAAGCCGAGCGAACAGCCGCCGATTCCGCCGCTGGACCGGTCCGAGTGGGTCGCGGGGGACAAGGCGACGCCCGCGCGCCTTTCGCGGATCTTGCTCTACGGGCTCAAGGGGCCGATCGAGGTGGACGGCAAGCCGTTCTCCGGCACCGGCACGGCCATGCCCGCACACGGCTCGCTGCTGAAGGACTACGAGATCGCCGGTGTGCTCGCCCACATCCGCAACAGTTGGTCGAACAAAGCCGACGCGGACAACGCGAAGCCCGCGATCACCGGCGCGACCGTGAAGGCCGCTCGCGCCAAAGAGAAGGACGGCAAGCGCGCGACCAACGGCACCGAGCAGATGACCGCGGAGGAGCTTCTGAACCTCGCCCGCGACTACACTGATCCGCCCGCGGCAAAGAAGTAA
- a CDS encoding HAD-IA family hydrolase produces MSFKLVVWDFDGTLADSLPSAVTIFNRLAPEMGFKPIEDLSAARALSTRQFLREHGISLWRLPRLVRKYQAIAAEGADQLQLIAGIPEVLTELAARGVRLGVLSSNREDNIRRCLRANGVEQHFAFVIGYPRLFGKAKALKRILRAERMDRADVLYVGDELRDVEAAKKVGVKVAAVAWGFHKSELLRTGAPDFVATEVRELMGAVGAERER; encoded by the coding sequence GTGTCGTTCAAACTCGTCGTTTGGGACTTCGACGGTACGCTCGCGGACTCGTTACCGTCGGCCGTGACCATCTTCAACCGGCTCGCGCCGGAGATGGGCTTCAAGCCGATCGAAGACCTGAGTGCCGCCCGCGCGCTCTCCACGCGCCAGTTCCTCCGAGAACACGGGATCTCGCTCTGGCGCTTGCCGCGCCTCGTGCGCAAGTACCAAGCCATCGCCGCAGAAGGCGCCGACCAGTTGCAACTGATCGCCGGCATCCCCGAGGTTCTGACCGAACTCGCGGCCCGAGGGGTGAGGCTGGGCGTGCTGTCGTCGAACCGCGAGGACAACATTCGGCGCTGCCTGCGGGCCAACGGCGTGGAGCAGCACTTCGCGTTCGTGATCGGGTACCCGCGCCTCTTCGGTAAAGCCAAGGCCCTGAAACGCATCCTGCGCGCCGAGCGCATGGACCGTGCGGACGTGCTCTACGTCGGTGACGAACTGCGCGACGTGGAAGCCGCGAAGAAGGTGGGTGTGAAGGTCGCCGCAGTCGCGTGGGGGTTCCACAAATCGGAACTGTTGCGCACGGGCGCACCCGATTTCGTGGCGACCGAAGTGCGCGAGTTAATGGGCGCGGTCGGAGCGGAGCGGGAACGATGA